The Gemmatimonadota bacterium genomic interval GCGATGCTCCGGCCACGATAAAGCACGTCGAGCGTCTCGCGGTTGTACCGCTTCCCGCGGCAAACGTCGCACGGAACGTAGACGTCGGGGAGAAAGTGCATCTCGATCTTCACGACTCCGTCCCCCGCGCACGCCTCGCAGCGCCCCCCTTTCACATTAAAGGAGAACCGCCCCTGGTCGTATCCGCGCATCTGGGACTCCGGCAACTCGGCGAAAAGCTGGCGGATGGGTGTGAAGACTCCGGTATAGGTCGCCGGATTCGAGCGCGGGGTTCGGCCAATCGGGGACTGATCCACCTCGATGACTTTGTCCACCTGGTCGAGCCCCTCGATCGTCGCGTGCGCCAGCGGGAGGAGTCGCGCACCGTGCAGGTGCCGTGCGAGAGCCGGATACAGCGTCTCGTTGACGAGGGTGGACTTTCCCGACCCCGACACACCAGTCACACAGATAAAACATCCCAGCGGAAGCTCGGCATCCACCGACCGGAGATTGTGTCCCGCCGCCCCTTTGAGTCGAAGGCTCCGCCCGGGGTCCGGCGGTCGCCGCGATTCCGGGAACGGGATCTTCCGGTCCCCTCGCAGATAGGCGCCGGTGAGGGACTCCTCGACGGCCAGGACCTCGGCGACCGTGCCGGCTGCGACGACGTGCCCCCCGTGCCGTCCCGCGCCCGGACCCAGGTCCACGACGTAGTCGGCGCTCCGGATGGTCTCCTCGTCGTGCTCCACGACAAGGACGGTATTGCCGAGATCGCGTAGCGCTTCGAGGGTGGCAAGGAGCCGCGCGTTGTCGCGTTGGTGCAGGCCGATGGAAGGTTCGTCGAGGACGTAGAGAACGCCTACCAGGCGGCTTCCGATTTGCGTGGCGAGCCGGATCCGCTGGCCCTCTCCGCCCGAAAGAGTCTCCGCGGATCTCCCCAGGGTGAGGTACCGGAGCCCCACGTCCTCGAGGAAGCGAAGCCGCTCTCGGACCTCCTTGAGGATCGGGCCCGCGATGGGAGCCGGAAGACCGGATCCGCCGACGGGGAGCCCGGAGAAAAAACTCCCCGCCTCGCCAATGGACATGAAGCCGATCTCCCCGAGCGACTTCCCTCCAACCGTCACCGCGAGGGACTCGGGGCGGAGGCGCGATCCGCCGCAGGCCGCGCATAGCTGGGCGGTCATGTACTCGGCAAGCTGGAGGCGCACCGCATCCGACGAGGTCTCGCGGTAGCGCCGCGTGACGTTTCCCACCACGCCCTCCCAGACTTCGGTGTAACTCCGGCTCTTGCCGCCGCGCCTGTAAGGGAAGCGGATCTTCATCGTCCCGGAGCCGAACAGGACCGCGTGACGCGCCTCCTCGGTGAGCTTCTCCCAGGGAGCCTTGGGATCGAACTCGTAGGCTACGGCGAGTCCGGGGACGACTGACTGGCGCAGCTGTCCCCCCGGCTCGCCCCAGGGGAGGATGACGCCTTCCAGAATGGAGAGGGAGGAGTCCCCGATCATCAGCTCCGCGCTCACCTCCCTCCTGGTCCCAAGCCCGTCGCACTCCGGGCAGGCTCCGTAGGGGGAGTTGAAGGAAAATTGGCGGGGCTCGATCTCGGGGAGGCTCGTCCCGCAGTGCATGCAGGCATAACGTTCGCTGAAGAGGTGGGGGCGAAGCTCCTTCCCCCCCGGTAGATGCTCGAGCACCTCGACCATGCCGCCCGCGGTGCGGAGCGCCATCTCGACCGAGTCGGCAAGTCTCGCGCGATCCTTCGCGTTCACGAGGAGGCGGTCCACGACCACCGCGACGTCGTGGTTTTCGTACCGGTTGAGCTTGGGCGGACGCGAGAGCTCGTGGGTCTCGCCGTCCACCCGGACCCGGACGAAGCCCTCCTTGCGCGCCTTTTCGAAGACGTCGCGGAATTCCCCCTTCCGCCCGCGAACGAGGGGCGCCAGGACCTGGATTCTCGCCCCTTCTCCCAGCTCCATGACCCGGTCCACGATCTGCGAGGAGGACTGCCGGAGGATGGGGCGCCCGCAGGTCGGGCAGTGGGGCGTCCCGACGCGGGCCCAGAGGAGGCGGAGGTAGTCGTAGATCTCGGTGACGGTGCCGACCGTGGAGCGCGGGTTACGAGAGATCGTCTTTTGTTCGATCGAAATCGAGGGGGAGAGACCCTCGATCGCGTCCACGTCCGGTTTTTCCATCAGCCCGACGAATTGGCGGGCATAGGCGGAGAGCGACTCCACGTAACGCCGCTGCCCCTCGGCGTAGATCGTGTCGAAGGCGAGCGAGCTCTTCCCCGACCCGGAGATCCCGGTGATGACGACGAGGCGCTCGCGCGGAATCTCCAGGGAGACGTTCTGGAGGTTGTGCTCCCGGGCACCCCTGATCACAAGCGCGTCACGCGCCATGGCCGGTGCCCGGTCGGGGGAAGAGGTGCGGGGGAAAGGGCGCCGGAGCGCGGGTCAGAGCGCCGAGCCCTTGAGCTCCCGGAGGCGGGCGACTCGTTGCTCCGTCGGAGGGTGCGTGCGGAAGAGGGTCAGGAAGGCCTGACCACGCACCCCCGCGAGCGGATTCACGATTGCGAGGTGGGCCGCTGCGGGGTTCACCTGCATGGGAATCCGGCGGGAGGCCTCCTCCAGGCGCACCAAAGCGCTCGCCAGGCCGTCCGGATTTCCCGCGATGGCA includes:
- the uvrA gene encoding excinuclease ABC subunit UvrA, with translation MARDALVIRGAREHNLQNVSLEIPRERLVVITGISGSGKSSLAFDTIYAEGQRRYVESLSAYARQFVGLMEKPDVDAIEGLSPSISIEQKTISRNPRSTVGTVTEIYDYLRLLWARVGTPHCPTCGRPILRQSSSQIVDRVMELGEGARIQVLAPLVRGRKGEFRDVFEKARKEGFVRVRVDGETHELSRPPKLNRYENHDVAVVVDRLLVNAKDRARLADSVEMALRTAGGMVEVLEHLPGGKELRPHLFSERYACMHCGTSLPEIEPRQFSFNSPYGACPECDGLGTRREVSAELMIGDSSLSILEGVILPWGEPGGQLRQSVVPGLAVAYEFDPKAPWEKLTEEARHAVLFGSGTMKIRFPYRRGGKSRSYTEVWEGVVGNVTRRYRETSSDAVRLQLAEYMTAQLCAACGGSRLRPESLAVTVGGKSLGEIGFMSIGEAGSFFSGLPVGGSGLPAPIAGPILKEVRERLRFLEDVGLRYLTLGRSAETLSGGEGQRIRLATQIGSRLVGVLYVLDEPSIGLHQRDNARLLATLEALRDLGNTVLVVEHDEETIRSADYVVDLGPGAGRHGGHVVAAGTVAEVLAVEESLTGAYLRGDRKIPFPESRRPPDPGRSLRLKGAAGHNLRSVDAELPLGCFICVTGVSGSGKSTLVNETLYPALARHLHGARLLPLAHATIEGLDQVDKVIEVDQSPIGRTPRSNPATYTGVFTPIRQLFAELPESQMRGYDQGRFSFNVKGGRCEACAGDGVVKIEMHFLPDVYVPCDVCRGKRYNRETLDVLYRGRSIADVLAMTVDEALELFGPVPKIREKLQTLSDVGLGYVHLGQSATTLSGGEAQRVKLSAELSKRATGKTVYILDEPTTGLHFQDVKVLLEVLHKLVDLGNTVVVIEHNLEVVKTADWILDLGPEGGGGGGRIVAAGTPEEVAVTAESLTGHYLAKVLGGV